In the Topomyia yanbarensis strain Yona2022 chromosome 3, ASM3024719v1, whole genome shotgun sequence genome, one interval contains:
- the LOC131686882 gene encoding uncharacterized protein LOC131686882: MAEGQSRGQLLARRDTLLAALGRAEAFAAGYDAQRDHTQVTLRLEYLNGVWNNLETVQAQLEDDETTEEGRAEHAATRASFEPRLFEIKASLISKLPPIPNNRSPVPPHVSSTLSGIKLPTISLPEFNGDYMQWLAFHDTFLALIHLNPEVPDIQKFHYLRAAVKGEAAQLIESIGISSAYYVLAWQTLENRYSNDYLLKKRHMQALFDIPRMKKESAASLHGLVDEFERHTKILHQLGEPTDAWSTILEHLLCTRLHDDSLKAWEDHASTVANPDYACLIEFLQRRTRVLESISVNHHTVESASTSGISAHPPKKNHLHSQFRFTSCASTASLGEKCIACNQSHSVTKCQKFNRISPSERQQLVNSKRLCHNCLKGDHFVRNCPSNFSCRKRNRRHHTLLHSGQSDGSRKNVSEGASSSPRATASTTPSNGSSVVESSTQSTVAATENVPMVEVSSALQHPREDVFLLTVIVKVIDTYGVEHLARALLDSASQPNLTTNRMAQILRLRRQPVNVTVQGAGKLSKPVRESVFAQVHSRTGDFSCGVNFLVMDKVTANLPSQSVSTVGWKIPKGLLLADPSFNESQPIDMVLGARHFYSFFPSAARIQLDRNLPILVDSVFGWIIVGSASTNPPEQTAPTPTTCNAVTVSMLSLEDCLERFWKTEELTTSDNYSIEERRCESLYQSTVSRDSEGRYVVRYPRKPDFDVMLGESRSSAQRRFGYLERRLERDSKLKDEYHQFMREYLSLGHMRLVEADDERNSPTYYLPHHPVIKEASTTTKVRVVFDGSAKTSSGFSLNEALCVGPVVQDDLLNIILRFRTFPVALVGDIAKMYRQVQVHSDDTPLQRILWRFSQHSPVQTYELLTVTYGLGPSSFLATRTLQQLAVDEGDAYPVGGPALKKSFYVDDFIGGAETIEEAIRMRVELSELLQKGGFELRKWTSNCLEVLQGLSDDQIGTQSALHFSPHETIKALGISWEPEADYLRFHSQIRTSSEPPTKRSILSDIAKLFDPLGLIAPVVVRAKILMQELWLLSCGWDDPVPEPIKSRWEIYHQELVKISEHHVNRYAFLPSSVIQLHTFADASQAAYGACTYARCEDVQGKVRIQLLASKSRVAPLKRITIARLELCAAVLAAHLHARIKKAIDVNVSASYFWSDSAVTLQWLRSPLNVWPTFVANRVSEIQQYTNGCQWKHVPGAENPADLVSRGMSVDEFLQSNLWSCAPGWLSLSPQDWPNFIPPGVPAEELELKTTVALTQAVPTVHPWFLRWSSYSRLLHVIGYCMRFVTNTRSKARTQPSPSPIPVDQSLTVAELANAKTFLVRLAQQDGYAAEIKQLEKENTVPKQSHIRRMSPFFDPERVLRVGGRLNLAQLPYQAKHPALIPTNHPFTRLIAEHFHRKLLHGGGRLLLTTIREEFWPPHGRRLVQSVVRNCFRCTRLNPILAQQQIGQLPAQRVIPSRPFSITGVDYAGPLYLRPIHKRAAPAKTYLCLFVCFSTKAVHLELVSDLSTQAFLCALRRFIARRGRPTHIHSDNGKNFEGAKNELAELFARFHNRAEQAEIASVCAEEGITWHLTPPKAPHFGGLWEAAIKIAKKHLYRQLGSSRLTFEAMCTVLTQIEAIMNSRPLLPLSEDPNDLAALTPAHFLVGSSLHALPDPDLMNVPANRLDHYQQLQLHVQRFWSHWKKEYLQELLKDTRGWKRNNEIVPGRMVIVVDEMQPPIRWPLARIETIMPGADQLTRVVLLRTARGIITRPIAKICLLPYASEAENHPATISNAPTT; this comes from the coding sequence ATGGCGGAAGGGCAGTCACGAGGTCAGCTGCTTGCACGACGGGACACACTGCTTGCTGCTCTGGGTCGGGCAGAGGCGTTTGCTGCCGGATACGACGCTCAACGAGACCATACGCAGGTGACGCTGAGGCTCGAGTACCTGAACGGAGTATGGAACAACCTGGAGACGGTGCAGGCGCAGCTTGAGGACGACGAGACCACCGAGGAAGGTAGGGCAGAGCACGCTGCCACTCGTGCATCCTTTGAACCTCGGCTATTTGAAATAAAAGCCAGTCTCATTTCAAAATTGCCTCCTATTCCTAACAATCGGAGCCCTGTTCCCCCACACGTGTCCTCCACTCTCTCTGGTATCAAGTTGCCGACGATTTCTTTGCCCGAATTTAATGGAGATTACATGCAATGGCTTGCTTTCCATGATACATTCTTGGCGCTCATTCATTTAAATCCGGAGGTGCCGgatattcaaaaatttcactatTTGCGGGCAGCTGTCAAGGGGGAAGCTGCTCAGTTGATCGAGTCGATTGGTATCAGTTCCGCTTACTACGTTTTGGCTTGGCAGACATTGGAGAATCGGTATTCGAATGACTACTTGCTAAAGAAGCGGCATATGCAGGCACTCTTCGACATCCCGCGCATGAAGAAGGAGTCAGCTGCATCACTACATGGGTTGGTTGACGAGTTCGAGCGGCATACGAAAATCTTGCATCAACTGGGAGAACCAACCGACGCTTGGAGCACTATATTGGAACATCTGCTGTGTACGCGCCTGCATGATGATTCACTGAAGGCATGGGAGGACCATGCGTCGACGGTAGCGAATCCGGACTACGCCTGTCTCATCGAGTTTCTGCAGCGGAGAACACGAGTGCTAGAATCCATCTCTGTGAACCATCATACAGTAGAATCAGCGTCAACTTCTGGTATTTCAGCTCATCCACCAAAGAAGAATCATCTCCACTCTCAGTTCCGCTTTACTTCGTGTGCATCGACTGCAAGTTTGGGTGAAAAGTGCATCGCTTGCAACCAGTCGCATTCCGTGACGAAGTGTCAGAAATTCAACCGGATTTCACCGAGTGAACGTCAGCAGCTTGTGAATTCCAAACGCCTTTGTCACAACTGCTTGAAGGGTGATCATTTTGTCCGCAATTGTCCTTCAAATTTCAGCTGTCGGAAGCGCAATCGACGTCACCATACGCTTCTTCATTCCGGGCAGAGCGACGGTTCCCGAAAGAACGTTAGCGAAGGAGCTTCCTCTAGTCCTCGTGCAACCGCTTCTACTACGCCATCTAATGGGTCTTCTGTGGTCGAGTCATCTACGCAATCTACGGTGGCTGCTACTGAGAATGTTCCTATGGTCGAAGTTAGTTCTGCTCTACAACATCCTCGCGAAGACGTCTTTCTTCTCACTGTCATTGTGAAGGTCATCGACACCTACGGTGTGGAACATCTAGCTCGTGCACTTCTGGACAGTGCATCGCAGCCGAATCTCACCACGAATCGCATGGCGCAAATTCTACGATTGCGGAGACAACCCGTGAATGTTACGGTACAGGGAGCCGGCAAGCTATCTAAGCCGGTACGTGAATCGGTGTTTGCACAGGTACATTCAAGGACGGGTGACTTTTCGTGTGGTGTCAACTTCTTGGTGATGGACAAAGTGACGGCAAATCTCCCTTCGCAAAGTGTTTCAACTGTGGGATGGAAGATTCCGAAGGGGTTGCTTCTGGCTGATCCATCCTTCAACGAAAGTCAACCGATCGACATGGTTTTGGGTGCTCGGCACTTCTACTCCTTCTTCCCCAGCGCTGCACGCATTCAGCTTGATAGAAATCTTCCGATTCTGGTCGACAGCGTCTTCGGCTGGATTATCGTAGGCTCGGCTAGCACAAACCCCCCCGAGCAGACTGCTCCTACGCCCACCACTTGCAATGCAGTCACTGTTTCAATGCTTTCGCTAGAGGATTGCTTGGAGCGTTTTTGGAAAACCGAAGAGCTGACAACGAGCGATAATTATTCGATAGAAGAACGGCGCTGCGAATCTCTGTACCAATCTACCGTTTCTAGGGACTCCGAAGGCAGATATGTTGTACGATACCCCCGAAAACCTGATTTTGATGTGATGCTAGGCGAATCCAGAAGCAGTGCACAGCGACGGTTCGGATATCTGGAAAGACGACTGGAACGAGACTCGAAATTGAAGGACGAATATCATCAGTTCATGCGAGAGTATCTCTCCCTCGGCCACATGCGGCTGGTCGAAGCGGACGACGAACGCAACTCTCCCACCTACTATCTACCTCACCACCCCGTAATTAAGGAAGCAAGTACGACGACCAAGGTCCGGGTCGTGTTTGATGGCTCTGCGAAAACTTCTTCCGGCTTCTCCCTCAATGAAGCTCTTTGCGTTGGTCCCGTGGTGCAGGACGATCTGCTGAACATTATCTTGCGGTTTCGAACCTTTCCCGTTGCTCTCGTCGGAGATATTGCCAAAATGTACAGGCAGGTACAGGTCCACTCTGACGACACACCGTTACAACGCATTCTGTGGCGATTCTCCCAACATTCTCCAGTACAGACGTACGAACTACTGACCGTTACTTACGGCTTAGGTCCATCATCGTTCTTAGCGACACGAACTCTCCAGCAACTAGCGGTGGATGAAGGTGATGCGTACCCGGTAGGCGGTCCAGCATTGAAAAAGAGTTTTTACGTCGACGATTTCATCGGTGGAGCTGAAACAATTGAAGAAGCTATCCGTATGCGAGTAGAGCTGAGCGAACTTCTGCAGAAAGGAGGATTCGAGCTCAGAAAATGGACGTCGAACTGTCTGGAAGTCCTCCAAGGTCTCTCCGACGATCAGATCGGCACGCAGTCCGCGTTGCACTTTAGTCCCCACGAAACCATCAAAGCACTTGGAATTAGCTGGGAGCCTGAAGCAGATTACCTCCGTTTTCATTCTCAGATTCGAACAAGCAGTGAACCTCCAACGAAGCGGTCTATCCTCTCTGACATCGCCAAGTTATTTGACCCTCTTGGACTCATTGCCCCCGTCGTCGTACGTGCGAAAATCCTGATGCAGGAATTGTGGTTGTTGTCCTGCGGTTGGGATGATCCTGTTCCAGAACCGATCAAATCGAGATGGGAAATCTACCACCAAGAGCTGGTGAAAATATCTGAGCACCATGTCAACAGATATGCATTTCTTCCGAGTTCCGTTATACAGCTGCACACTTTCGCGGATGCTTCTCAGGCAGCATATGGAGCTTGTACGTACGCCCGATGTGAAGACGTCCAAGGAAAGGTGAGGATTCAACTGCTAGCGTCGAAATCCCGAGTAGCCCCGCTGAAACGAATCACCATCGCCCGTTTGGAATTATGCGCAGCCGTGCTAGCCGCTCATCTACACGCGCGAATCAAAAAGGCCATCGACGTCAACGTTTCTGCATCGTACTTTTGGTCAGATTCCGCCGTCACTCTACAGTGGTTACGATCACCTCTGAACGTCTGGCCAACCTTCGTCGCAAACAGAGTCTCGGAAATACAGCAGTACACGAACGGATGTCAGTGGAAACACGTTCCCGGAGCTGAAAATCCTGCCGACCTGGTCTCGCGCGGCATGTCAGTCGACGAATTTCTACAAAGCAACTTGTGGAGCTGTGCCCCAGGCTGGTTGTCACTGTCACCACAAGATTGGCCCAACTTCATTCCCCCAGGCGTGCCAGCAGAAGAGCTGGAGTTAAAAACTACGGTTGCACTCACCCAAGCAGTTCCTACCGTTCATCCCTGGTTTCTCCGTTGGTCTTCCTACAGCCGATTACTCCACGTCATCGGATATTGTATGCGATTTGTCACCAACACCCGTTCAAAAGCACGAACCCAACCTTCGCCATCCCCCATTCCGGTCGACCAATCACTTACCGTGGCAGAACTAGCCAATGCCAAAACGTTTCTCGTCCGACTCGCCCAGCAGGATGGATACGCCGCAGAAATAAAGCAGCTGGAGAAGGAAAACACCGTGCCGAAGCAGTCCCACATTCGCCGAATGAGCCCATTTTTCGACCCAGAGAGAGTGTTGAGAGTGGGAGGTCGTTTAAATCTTGCCCAGTTACCCTATCAAGCAAAGCACCCTGCGCTTATTCCCACCAACCATCCGTTCACTCGACTAATCGCTGAACATTTTCATCGCAAACTGCTGCACGGCGGCGGGCGCCTGCTGCTCACTACGATTCGCGAAGAATTTTGGCCACCCCACGGCCGTAGACTGGTTCAAAGCGTAGTACGAAATTGCTTCCGTTGTACTCGCCTCAATCCAATACTTGCCCAACAACAAATCGGTCAGTTACCTGCCCAGCGTGTGATCCCAAGTCGTCCATTCAGCATCACCGGTGTTGACTATGCTGGCCCACTCTACCTTCGTCCAATACACAAACGTGCCGCACCTGCAAAGACTTACCTGTGCCTCTTTGTATGCTTTTCAACCAAAGCAGTGCATTTGGAATTAGTCAGTGATTTGTCCACTCAAGCATTTTTGTGTGCCCTGCGACGATTTATCGCTCGTCGTGGACGGCCCACGCACATCCACTCAGACAACGGGAAAAATTTCGAGGGGGCAAAAAATGAACTGGCTGAACTGTTTGCCAGATTTCATAACCGTGCTGAACAGGCTGAAATTGCTTCTGTGTGTGCCGAGGAAGGGATCACATGGCATTTGACACCACCCAAGGCACCTCACTTTGGCGGCCTGTGGGAGGCAGCAATCAAAATAGCCAAAAAACATTTGTACCGACAGCTCGGTTCATCTCGCCTTACGTTCGAGGCTATGTGCACCGTACTAACACAAATCGAAGCGATCATGAATAGCCGACCATTGCTTCCACTTTCGGAGGACCCCAACGACCTAGCTGCATTGACACCAGCGCACTTTCTCGTCGGTTCATCACTGCATGCCCTGCCCGACCCAGACTTAATGAACGTACCTGCCAACAGACTCGACCACTATCAACAGCTGCAACTGCATGTGCAGCGATTTTGGTCGCACTGGAAAAAGGAATATCTACAAGAGCTGCTGAAAGACACCCGTGGCTGGAAGCGAAACAACGAAATAGTTCCGGGGAGAATGGTCATCGTAGTCGACGAAATGCAGCCACCAATTCGATGGCCCCTTGCTCGCATCGAAACAATTATGCCCGGTGCGGATCAACTAACTCGAGTTGTCTTGCTCCGTACTGCTCGTGGCATCATCACTCGTCCCATCGCAAAAATTTGCCTTTTACCTTACGCCTCAGAAGCAGAAAACCATCCAGCAACGATCAGCAACGCACCGACAACCTAA